A window of Aliarcobacter trophiarum LMG 25534 contains these coding sequences:
- a CDS encoding ABC transporter substrate-binding protein codes for MIRVILVSLISIIFFTSCGEDKKEKLKIVTSNWIGYTPLFYAKEKGLLDNLNIELLSVVSLSESLYTFNSNHADIFLGTQYEYKMSSMKNSQVVPIMLLNKSDGGDVVMSNKTLQELYEERNKIDVYLELSSINSIVFEEFISKYKLETKYFNYINKDQSFIANLKEFTNPTIVVTYNPYNIALEKRGLITLESTNDNKDLLIIDAMFTTNDILVKYKDELKELKKIVNIAISEIEKDPKQYYELIKVYLFGITYEEFTNSISNIKWLNNNPNQNILLNLKEHNFPIKDLL; via the coding sequence ATGATTAGAGTTATTTTGGTAAGTTTGATATCAATTATATTTTTTACATCATGTGGTGAAGATAAAAAAGAGAAATTAAAGATTGTTACATCTAACTGGATAGGTTATACACCATTATTCTATGCAAAAGAAAAAGGGCTTTTAGATAACTTAAATATTGAACTTTTAAGCGTAGTCTCTTTAAGTGAGAGTCTTTATACTTTTAATTCAAATCATGCAGATATATTTTTGGGTACACAATATGAGTATAAAATGAGTTCTATGAAAAACAGTCAAGTTGTTCCAATAATGTTATTAAATAAGTCAGATGGTGGGGATGTTGTTATGTCTAACAAAACACTACAAGAGCTTTATGAAGAGAGAAATAAAATAGATGTATATTTAGAACTTAGTTCTATTAACTCTATTGTATTTGAAGAGTTTATATCTAAATATAAATTAGAGACAAAATACTTTAATTATATAAATAAAGATCAATCTTTTATTGCAAATTTAAAAGAGTTCACAAATCCTACTATTGTAGTTACATATAATCCATATAATATTGCTTTGGAAAAAAGAGGTTTAATAACTTTAGAGAGTACAAATGATAATAAAGATTTATTAATAATTGATGCCATGTTTACTACAAATGATATTTTAGTTAAATATAAAGATGAGTTAAAAGAGCTTAAGAAGATAGTAAATATTGCAATTTCTGAGATAGAAAAAGATCCAAAGCAATATTATGAACTAATAAAAGTTTATCTCTTTGGGATTACTTATGAAGAGTTTACAAATAGTATCTCAAATATTAAATGGTTGAATAATAATCCAAATCAAAATATTCTGCTCAACTTAAAAGAGCATAATTTCCCAATAAAGGATCTATTGTGA